A portion of the Mauremys reevesii isolate NIE-2019 linkage group 18, ASM1616193v1, whole genome shotgun sequence genome contains these proteins:
- the ORAI1 gene encoding calcium release-activated calcium channel protein 1 isoform X5, which translates to MVEVQLEPTHVYPPGLLIAFSACTTVLVAVHLFALMISTCILPNIEAVSNVHNLNSVKESPHERMHRHIELAWAFSTVIGTLLFLAEVVLLCWVKFLPLKRHPLVSVQDNNSTITPGEAAAIASTSIMVPFGLIFIVFAVHFYRSLVSHKTDRQFQELNELAEFARLQDQLDHRGDTLPPPGSHFA; encoded by the coding sequence ATGGTGGAGGTTCAGCTAGAGCCAACACATGTCTACCCTCCAGGTCTCTTGATAGCTTTCAGTGCCTGTACTACTGTGCTTGTTGCTGTTCACCTCTTTGCTCTCATGATAAGTACCTGCATTCTTCCAAATATAGAGGCTGTTAGTAATGTGCACAATCTCAACTCTGTAAAGGAGTCTCCGCATGAGCGTATGCACCGACACATTGAGCTTGCCTGGGCATTTTCCACTGTCATTGGGACTTTGCTCTTCCTTGCAGAGGTGGTGCTGTTGTGTTGGGTGAAATTTCTTCCACTGAAGAGGCATCCTCTTGTTTCAGTCCAGGACAACAATTCTACCATCACCCCAGGAgaggcagcagccattgcctcAACATCTATTATGGTTCCTTTTGGATTGATTTTCATTGTGTTTGCAGTCCACTTCTATAGGTCACTGGTGAGCCACAAAACAGACAGGCAATTTCAAGAATTGAATGAACTTGCTGAGTTTGCACGGCTCCAGGATCAGCTGGACCACAGAGGCGACACCTTGCCTCCTCCTGGCAGCCATTTTGCATAA
- the ORAI1 gene encoding calcium release-activated calcium channel protein 1 isoform X4 has product MMLQTMVAMVEVQLEPTHVYPPGLLIAFSACTTVLVAVHLFALMISTCILPNIEAVSNVHNLNSVKESPHERMHRHIELAWAFSTVIGTLLFLAEVVLLCWVKFLPLKRHPLVSVQDNNSTITPGEAAAIASTSIMVPFGLIFIVFAVHFYRSLVSHKTDRQFQELNELAEFARLQDQLDHRGDTLPPPGSHFA; this is encoded by the exons atgatgcttcaaactatg GTGGCTATGGTGGAGGTTCAGCTAGAGCCAACACATGTCTACCCTCCAGGTCTCTTGATAGCTTTCAGTGCCTGTACTACTGTGCTTGTTGCTGTTCACCTCTTTGCTCTCATGATAAGTACCTGCATTCTTCCAAATATAGAGGCTGTTAGTAATGTGCACAATCTCAACTCTGTAAAGGAGTCTCCGCATGAGCGTATGCACCGACACATTGAGCTTGCCTGGGCATTTTCCACTGTCATTGGGACTTTGCTCTTCCTTGCAGAGGTGGTGCTGTTGTGTTGGGTGAAATTTCTTCCACTGAAGAGGCATCCTCTTGTTTCAGTCCAGGACAACAATTCTACCATCACCCCAGGAgaggcagcagccattgcctcAACATCTATTATGGTTCCTTTTGGATTGATTTTCATTGTGTTTGCAGTCCACTTCTATAGGTCACTGGTGAGCCACAAAACAGACAGGCAATTTCAAGAATTGAATGAACTTGCTGAGTTTGCACGGCTCCAGGATCAGCTGGACCACAGAGGCGACACCTTGCCTCCTCCTGGCAGCCATTTTGCATAA